One part of the Streptomyces lienomycini genome encodes these proteins:
- a CDS encoding AIM24 family protein, with translation MAFEEINSKMVRAVVSPGQRLFSQRGAMLAYQGEVSFTPHLRGGQGGVMSMIGRRVANEDTPLMTVEGSGTVFFGHGGHHVQVIDLSGDTLYVEADRLLAFEGTLEQSTVFLGSQGGVMGMVRGQVSGQGLFTTSLRGHGSVAVMAHGGVFEVPITPQRPVRVDPQAYVAHHGDVRNKLSTALGWRDMVGRGSGEAFQLELSGSGTVFVQASEEKL, from the coding sequence ATGGCCTTCGAGGAGATCAACTCCAAGATGGTCCGGGCGGTCGTCTCGCCCGGGCAGCGGCTGTTCAGTCAGCGCGGCGCCATGCTCGCCTACCAGGGCGAGGTGTCCTTCACCCCGCACCTCCGGGGCGGCCAGGGCGGGGTCATGTCGATGATCGGGCGCCGGGTGGCGAACGAGGACACGCCGCTGATGACCGTCGAGGGCAGCGGCACGGTGTTCTTCGGGCACGGCGGCCACCACGTCCAGGTGATCGACCTCTCGGGCGACACCCTGTACGTCGAGGCGGACCGCCTCCTCGCCTTCGAGGGCACCCTGGAGCAGAGCACCGTGTTCCTGGGCTCGCAGGGCGGGGTCATGGGCATGGTCCGGGGCCAGGTCAGCGGGCAGGGGCTGTTCACCACGTCCCTCAGGGGCCACGGCTCGGTGGCGGTGATGGCCCACGGCGGCGTCTTCGAGGTACCCATCACCCCGCAGCGCCCGGTGCGGGTCGACCCGCAGGCCTACGTCGCCCACCACGGGGACGTGCGCAACAAGCTGTCCACGGCGTTGGGCTGGCGGGACATGGTGGGGCGCGGCTCGGGCGAGGCGTTCCAGCTGGAGCTGAGCGGCAGCGGCACGGTGTTCGTCCAGGCGTCGGAGGAGAAGCTGTGA
- a CDS encoding AIM24 family protein, with amino-acid sequence MFRLQDSKVLAVDMTGDAVKAKNGSMVAYDGEMAFKKLSGGGEGIRGMVTRRITGEQMTVMEVKGHGTCWFADRASEINLVGLRGDKLYVESSNFLAADAGLRTGTSFTGTRGASQGNGLFTTTVEGHGQVAIMSDGPAVVLRVSGQYPLTVDPGAYVAHQGNLRQSFQSGVTFRTLFGEGGGEAFQIRFEGDGLVYVQPSERNTIAGDV; translated from the coding sequence ATGTTCCGACTTCAAGACAGCAAGGTGCTCGCCGTCGACATGACCGGGGACGCCGTGAAGGCGAAGAACGGCTCGATGGTCGCGTACGACGGGGAGATGGCCTTCAAGAAACTGAGCGGCGGCGGTGAGGGCATCCGGGGGATGGTGACCCGGCGGATCACCGGCGAGCAGATGACGGTGATGGAGGTGAAGGGGCACGGCACCTGCTGGTTCGCGGACCGGGCCTCGGAGATCAACCTCGTGGGTCTGCGGGGCGACAAGCTGTACGTCGAGTCGAGCAACTTCCTCGCGGCCGACGCCGGGCTGCGCACCGGCACCAGCTTCACGGGCACGCGCGGCGCCTCGCAGGGCAACGGCCTGTTCACCACGACCGTCGAGGGGCACGGACAGGTGGCGATCATGTCGGACGGCCCGGCGGTGGTGCTGCGGGTCAGCGGGCAGTACCCGCTGACCGTCGACCCGGGGGCGTACGTGGCGCACCAGGGGAACCTGCGGCAGTCCTTCCAGTCGGGCGTGACGTTCCGCACACTGTTCGGGGAGGGCGGCGGGGAGGCCTTCCAGATCCGCTTCGAGGGCGACGGTCTGGTGTACGTGCAGCCGAGCGAGCGGAACACGATCGCGGGGGATGTGTGA
- a CDS encoding PepSY domain-containing protein, producing the protein MKRNIVIAAVTAAALVGGGTATALATTGGDDRGTAPRADVSVSDDGGVRDEADDRDDDRRDDSGAASAKVTAAEAIAAALADTPGTAVSAELDDEDDDGDDGDDGGDRRERAAWEVDVLSGDGTWHGVRVDPATGKVLGAERDDEDDTAEVRAALKGASVDAAAAVQAAAGHGTVTSVELDEDGHHGDGNPAWEVETHADGKGEQDWRVDLKSGKVTADSDDSHGSEGSDDSRDAHDSDDD; encoded by the coding sequence ATGAAGCGCAACATCGTGATCGCCGCCGTCACCGCCGCCGCACTGGTCGGAGGCGGCACGGCGACGGCTCTGGCGACGACGGGGGGCGACGACCGGGGCACGGCGCCCCGTGCGGACGTGAGCGTGTCGGACGACGGCGGCGTACGGGACGAGGCCGACGACCGCGACGACGACCGGCGCGACGACTCCGGCGCCGCCTCCGCGAAGGTCACGGCGGCCGAGGCGATCGCCGCCGCGCTGGCGGACACGCCGGGCACCGCCGTCTCCGCCGAGCTGGACGACGAGGACGACGACGGCGACGACGGCGACGACGGCGGCGACCGCCGGGAGCGCGCGGCCTGGGAGGTCGACGTCCTCTCCGGCGACGGCACCTGGCACGGCGTCCGGGTCGACCCGGCCACCGGCAAGGTCCTCGGCGCGGAGCGGGACGACGAGGACGACACCGCCGAGGTGCGGGCGGCACTGAAGGGTGCCTCCGTCGACGCCGCCGCGGCCGTGCAGGCGGCGGCCGGCCACGGGACGGTCACCTCCGTCGAGCTGGACGAGGACGGCCACCACGGCGACGGCAACCCCGCCTGGGAGGTCGAGACGCACGCCGACGGCAAGGGCGAGCAGGACTGGCGGGTCGATCTGAAGAGCGGCAAGGTCACGGCCGACTCGGACGACTCTCACGGCTCGGAAGGCTCCGACGACTCGCGCGACGCGCACGACTCCGACGACGACTGA
- a CDS encoding MTH1187 family thiamine-binding protein encodes MIVAFSVTPLGVGEDVGEYVADAVRVVRESGLPNRTDAMFTSVEGEWDEVMDVVRRAVAAVEARAPRVSLVLKADIRPGVTDGLTAKVDTVERHLAG; translated from the coding sequence ATGATCGTCGCCTTCTCCGTGACGCCGCTCGGCGTCGGCGAGGACGTGGGGGAGTACGTCGCCGACGCCGTCCGCGTGGTCCGCGAGTCCGGCCTGCCGAACCGCACCGACGCGATGTTCACGTCGGTCGAGGGGGAGTGGGACGAGGTCATGGACGTCGTCCGCCGTGCCGTCGCCGCCGTCGAGGCGCGGGCGCCGCGCGTCTCCCTGGTCCTCAAGGCGGACATCCGCCCCGGGGTGACGGACGGCCTCACCGCGAAGGTCGACACGGTCGAGCGGCACCTCGCCGGATGA
- a CDS encoding DUF3817 domain-containing protein, which translates to MDLKTAAALRRLRLVSGPEAISFLLLLVCSVLKRTTDFNAVPAMGAIHGVLFVLYVLFWADAWNRAKWPLKTAALYFVLSVLPTGGFFADRRLKREAESAVIASRARQEGVVNA; encoded by the coding sequence GTGGACCTCAAGACCGCCGCCGCCCTCCGCCGCCTCCGCCTGGTCTCGGGCCCCGAGGCGATCTCGTTCCTCCTGCTGCTCGTCTGCTCCGTGCTGAAGCGGACCACCGACTTCAACGCCGTGCCGGCGATGGGCGCGATCCACGGCGTCCTCTTCGTCCTCTACGTGCTCTTCTGGGCGGACGCCTGGAACCGCGCCAAGTGGCCGCTGAAGACCGCCGCGCTCTACTTCGTCCTCTCGGTCCTGCCGACCGGCGGCTTCTTCGCCGACCGCAGGCTCAAGCGCGAGGCCGAGAGCGCGGTCATCGCCTCCCGCGCCCGCCAGGAAGGGGTCGTCAACGCATGA
- a CDS encoding MarR family winged helix-turn-helix transcriptional regulator: METETATRWLTDTEQCAWRTHLEVNRLLTHQLEKDLQPFGLTMNDYEILVNLSESQDDRMRMSDLATATMQSKSRLSHQITRMENANLVRRENCESDRRGLYAVLTEHGLETMRKVAPHHVASVRRHFMDLLAPETLTELDKALKPIAEHLRGQRGRA; the protein is encoded by the coding sequence ATGGAGACCGAGACGGCCACCCGCTGGCTGACCGATACGGAGCAGTGTGCCTGGCGCACCCACCTGGAGGTCAACAGGCTGTTGACCCACCAGCTGGAGAAGGACCTGCAGCCCTTCGGCCTGACAATGAACGACTACGAGATCCTGGTGAACCTCTCCGAGTCGCAGGACGACCGGATGCGGATGAGCGATCTGGCCACCGCCACGATGCAGTCCAAGAGCCGGCTCTCCCACCAGATCACCCGCATGGAGAACGCGAACCTGGTCCGGCGGGAGAACTGCGAGTCCGACCGCCGCGGCCTCTACGCCGTCCTCACCGAGCACGGCCTGGAGACCATGCGGAAGGTCGCCCCGCACCACGTGGCCTCCGTCCGCAGGCACTTCATGGACCTGCTGGCTCCCGAGACCCTGACCGAGCTGGACAAGGCGCTCAAGCCCATCGCGGAACACCTGCGCGGGCAGCGGGGACGCGCCTGA
- a CDS encoding AIM24 family protein, whose product MSTVHHDPATLPADDNVNAYTFCVELKGSQWFLQKGKMIAYYGTIDFNGIGHGRLDHLTRTSFHSPLHASDWVVAEGSGKMLLADRAFDVNSYDLEEGNLTIRSGNLLAFQPSLALKQSIVPGFLTLIGTGKFVAASNGPVVFMEPPIRVDPQALVGWADCPSPCHHYDHAYMTGLLGGLRAMTGLGGASGEEHQFEFVGAGTVLLQSSEALMAEQAVGAPPQQAGVPGGGGSGAQGGRSGGPGLPGQLGDLQRRFGL is encoded by the coding sequence GTGAGCACGGTCCACCACGACCCGGCGACGCTGCCGGCCGACGACAACGTCAACGCGTACACCTTCTGTGTGGAGCTGAAGGGGAGCCAGTGGTTCCTGCAGAAGGGGAAGATGATCGCCTACTACGGGACGATCGACTTCAACGGCATCGGACACGGGCGGCTGGACCATCTGACGCGCACGTCGTTCCATTCGCCTCTGCACGCGAGCGACTGGGTCGTGGCCGAGGGCTCGGGCAAGATGCTCCTCGCCGACCGGGCCTTCGACGTGAATTCGTACGACCTCGAAGAGGGCAACCTGACCATTCGCTCGGGCAACCTGCTCGCTTTTCAGCCAAGTCTCGCGCTCAAGCAGTCGATCGTGCCGGGCTTTCTGACCCTGATCGGAACCGGAAAGTTCGTGGCCGCGTCGAACGGTCCGGTGGTGTTCATGGAACCGCCGATCCGGGTCGACCCGCAGGCGCTGGTCGGCTGGGCCGACTGCCCGTCGCCCTGCCACCACTACGACCACGCGTACATGACCGGCCTGCTGGGCGGTCTACGTGCGATGACGGGGCTGGGCGGGGCCTCCGGGGAGGAGCACCAGTTCGAGTTCGTCGGGGCGGGGACGGTGCTGCTGCAGTCGAGCGAGGCGCTGATGGCGGAGCAGGCCGTGGGGGCACCTCCGCAGCAGGCGGGAGTGCCCGGAGGCGGGGGTTCCGGAGCACAGGGAGGCCGGTCGGGGGGACCGGGGCTTCCCGGACAGCTGGGGGACCTCCAGCGCCGCTTCGGGCTGTGA
- a CDS encoding acetyl-CoA C-acetyltransferase, which produces MSSGTTETSGTSGTNGTTSVIVAGARTPMGRLLGSLKSFSGADLGGFAIKAALDRAGIGGDQVQYVIMGQVLQAGAGQIPARQAAVKAGIPMSVPALTINKVCLSGLDAIALADQLIRAGEFDVVVAGGQESMTNAPHLLPKSREGYKYGAVQMLDAMAHDGLTDSFENVAMGESTEKHNTRLGIGRPAQDEIAALSHQRAAAAQKNGVFEAEITPVEIPQRKGDPVLFSQDEGIRGDTTAESLGRLRPAFAKDGTITAGSSSQISDGAAAVVVMSRARAEELGLEWIAEIGAHGNVAGPDNSLQSQPSHAIQHALKKEGLAVGDLDLVEINEAFAAVAVQSMKDLGVSTEKVNVNGGAIALGHPIGMSGARLVLHLALELKRRGGGVGAAALCGGGGQGDALIVRVPKA; this is translated from the coding sequence ATGTCTTCTGGAACCACTGAAACCTCTGGAACCTCTGGAACGAACGGCACGACCTCCGTCATCGTCGCGGGTGCACGCACCCCGATGGGGCGGCTGCTCGGCTCCCTGAAGTCCTTCTCCGGGGCCGACCTCGGCGGCTTCGCCATCAAGGCCGCCCTCGACCGGGCGGGCATCGGCGGCGACCAGGTCCAGTACGTGATCATGGGCCAGGTGCTCCAGGCCGGCGCCGGTCAGATCCCCGCCCGCCAGGCCGCCGTCAAGGCCGGCATCCCGATGAGCGTCCCGGCGCTCACGATCAACAAGGTCTGCCTCTCCGGTCTCGACGCCATCGCACTCGCCGACCAGCTCATTCGCGCGGGTGAATTCGACGTGGTCGTCGCCGGCGGCCAGGAGTCCATGACCAACGCCCCGCACCTGCTCCCCAAGTCGCGCGAGGGCTACAAGTACGGCGCGGTCCAGATGCTCGACGCCATGGCCCACGACGGCCTGACCGACTCCTTCGAGAACGTCGCCATGGGCGAGTCCACGGAGAAGCACAACACCCGGCTCGGCATCGGGCGGCCCGCGCAGGACGAGATCGCCGCCCTGTCCCACCAGCGCGCCGCCGCCGCCCAGAAGAACGGTGTCTTCGAGGCCGAGATCACCCCGGTCGAGATCCCGCAGCGCAAGGGCGACCCGGTGCTGTTCAGCCAGGACGAGGGCATCCGCGGCGACACCACCGCCGAGTCGCTGGGCAGGCTGCGCCCGGCCTTCGCCAAGGACGGCACCATCACCGCGGGCTCCTCCTCGCAGATCTCCGACGGTGCGGCGGCCGTGGTCGTCATGAGCCGGGCCAGGGCCGAGGAGCTGGGCCTCGAGTGGATCGCGGAGATCGGCGCGCACGGCAACGTCGCCGGTCCGGACAACTCTTTGCAGTCGCAGCCCTCCCACGCCATCCAGCACGCCCTGAAGAAGGAGGGCCTGGCGGTCGGCGACCTCGACCTCGTCGAGATCAACGAGGCCTTCGCGGCCGTCGCCGTACAGTCAATGAAGGACCTCGGCGTGTCCACCGAAAAGGTGAACGTCAACGGCGGCGCCATCGCCCTGGGCCACCCGATCGGCATGTCCGGTGCCCGGCTGGTGCTGCACCTGGCCCTGGAGCTGAAGCGGCGCGGCGGCGGCGTCGGCGCGGCGGCGCTGTGCGGCGGCGGCGGCCAGGGCGACGCGCTGATCGTGCGAGTGCCCAAGGCCTGA
- a CDS encoding MarR family winged helix-turn-helix transcriptional regulator, producing MPKPLSLSFDPIARADEHWKQRWGGVPSMAAITSIMRAQQILLAEVDAAVKPYGLTFARYEALVLLTFSKSGELPMSKIGERLMVHPTSVTNTVDRLVRSGLVDKRPNPNDGRGTLATITDKGREVVEAATRDLMAMDFGLGAYDAEECGEIFAMLRPLRVAAGDFEDID from the coding sequence GTGCCGAAGCCCCTCAGTCTCTCGTTCGACCCCATCGCCCGCGCCGACGAACACTGGAAGCAGCGCTGGGGCGGCGTGCCGTCCATGGCGGCGATCACCTCGATCATGCGGGCCCAGCAGATCCTGCTGGCCGAGGTCGACGCGGCGGTCAAGCCGTACGGGCTGACGTTCGCCCGGTACGAGGCGCTGGTGCTGCTCACCTTCTCCAAGTCGGGCGAGCTGCCGATGTCCAAGATCGGTGAGCGTCTCATGGTCCACCCCACGTCGGTGACGAACACGGTCGACCGGCTGGTGCGGTCCGGCCTGGTCGACAAGCGCCCCAACCCCAACGACGGCCGCGGCACCCTCGCCACCATCACCGACAAGGGCCGCGAGGTCGTCGAGGCGGCCACCCGCGACCTGATGGCCATGGACTTCGGCCTGGGCGCGTACGACGCCGAGGAGTGCGGCGAGATCTTCGCGATGCTGCGCCCCTTGCGGGTGGCAGCCGGTGATTTCGAGGACATCGACTGA
- a CDS encoding ATP-binding protein, giving the protein MSRLFASVRARATLAATLVVAVALVAAGTAVLLSLRSNLLGEAGTQAERSARDVATELAFGTAYGDLSLDVDDRPVQVVDDRGTLVAAGEDLERISGTGVDAVKPRPAAPGDARDARDGDDGDDGGDGEDAAAADDDGDREPLEPSEIGEPITVGDGSATIDGDTEDYRFAAVPVETDDRGRLTVYAGAPLSAEHGAVNTALTVMLIGFPVLLAVVAWVTWLVTRRALRPVEGIRREMAAITASEDLARRVPVPATHDEVARLASTTNQTLAALESSVERQRRFVADASHELRSPIASLRTQLEVAAAHPELLDLAGAVEDTVRLQRLAADLLLLARLDAGERPADARVDLTALAREAAEGRTGVTVRGDGAAVGAAGSRGQLGRVLANLLDNAQRHARSAVEVAVRRDGDAAVVAVADDGEGVPAADRERIFERFVRLDAARSRDDGGAGLGLAIARDVAVRHGGTLTVRDAPAGGALFELRLPSA; this is encoded by the coding sequence ATGAGCCGCCTCTTCGCCTCGGTGCGGGCCCGCGCCACACTCGCCGCGACCCTCGTGGTCGCCGTCGCCCTCGTCGCGGCCGGTACCGCCGTCCTGCTCTCCCTGCGCTCCAACCTGCTCGGCGAGGCCGGCACCCAGGCGGAGCGGTCCGCCCGCGACGTCGCCACCGAGCTGGCCTTCGGGACGGCGTACGGCGACCTGTCGCTGGACGTGGACGACCGGCCGGTGCAGGTCGTCGACGACCGGGGCACGCTGGTCGCCGCCGGCGAGGACCTGGAGCGGATCAGCGGCACCGGTGTCGACGCGGTGAAGCCGCGGCCCGCCGCTCCCGGCGACGCGCGCGACGCGCGCGACGGGGACGACGGGGACGACGGGGGCGACGGGGAGGACGCCGCCGCCGCCGACGACGACGGCGACCGCGAGCCCCTCGAACCCAGCGAGATCGGCGAGCCGATCACCGTCGGCGACGGCTCGGCGACCATCGACGGGGACACGGAGGACTACCGCTTCGCCGCCGTCCCCGTGGAGACCGACGACCGCGGCCGGCTCACCGTCTACGCGGGCGCCCCGCTCTCCGCCGAACACGGCGCCGTGAACACCGCGCTGACCGTCATGCTGATCGGCTTCCCGGTGCTGCTCGCGGTCGTCGCCTGGGTGACCTGGCTGGTCACCCGGCGCGCGCTGCGCCCCGTGGAGGGCATCAGACGGGAGATGGCCGCGATCACCGCCAGCGAGGACCTGGCCCGCCGCGTCCCGGTGCCCGCCACTCACGACGAGGTGGCCAGGCTCGCCTCGACCACCAACCAGACGCTGGCGGCGCTGGAGTCCTCGGTGGAGCGGCAGCGCCGCTTCGTCGCCGACGCCTCGCACGAGCTGCGCAGCCCGATCGCCTCGCTGCGCACCCAGCTGGAGGTGGCCGCCGCCCACCCCGAACTGCTCGACCTGGCCGGCGCGGTCGAGGACACCGTACGGCTGCAGCGGCTCGCCGCCGATCTGCTGCTGCTGGCCAGGCTGGACGCGGGGGAGCGGCCCGCCGACGCCCGGGTCGACCTCACGGCGCTCGCGCGGGAGGCGGCCGAGGGCCGGACCGGAGTCACCGTGCGGGGCGACGGGGCCGCGGTCGGCGCGGCCGGGTCGCGGGGGCAGCTGGGGCGGGTGCTGGCCAACCTGCTGGACAACGCCCAGCGGCACGCCCGCTCGGCGGTGGAGGTGGCCGTGCGGCGGGACGGTGACGCGGCCGTGGTCGCGGTGGCCGACGACGGGGAGGGGGTGCCGGCGGCGGACCGGGAGCGCATCTTCGAACGGTTCGTACGGCTCGACGCGGCCCGCAGCCGCGACGACGGCGGTGCGGGCCTCGGCCTGGCCATCGCCCGCGACGTCGCCGTACGGCACGGCGGCACCCTCACCGTGCGCGACGCACCGGCAGGCGGCGCCCTGTTCGAGCTCCGCCTGCCGAGCGCCTAG
- a CDS encoding response regulator transcription factor encodes MRPPVAHHHPARGASRHPSRLLIVEDEKRLAVSLARGLTAEGYAVDVVHDGLEGLHRAGEGVYDLVILDIMLPGLNGYRVCAALRAAGHDVPILMLTAKDGEYDEAEGLDTGADDYLTKPFSYVVLVARVKALLRRRGQGAGASPVHVHGDLKVDTAARRVFLGEDEVTLTAKEFAVLEQLVVRAGQVVSKAEILEHVWDFAYDGDPNIVEVYVSALRRKLRAELIRTVRGAGYRLESGR; translated from the coding sequence ATGCGCCCACCCGTCGCCCACCACCACCCTGCCCGAGGCGCTTCGCGCCACCCCTCTCGACTCCTGATCGTGGAGGACGAGAAGCGCCTCGCCGTGTCGCTCGCCAGGGGCCTCACCGCGGAGGGATACGCCGTGGACGTCGTCCACGACGGCCTGGAGGGACTGCACCGGGCGGGCGAGGGCGTCTACGACCTCGTCATCCTCGACATCATGCTGCCCGGCCTCAACGGCTACCGGGTCTGCGCCGCCCTGCGCGCCGCCGGACACGACGTGCCGATCCTGATGCTCACCGCCAAGGACGGCGAGTACGACGAGGCCGAGGGCCTGGACACGGGCGCCGACGACTACCTCACCAAGCCCTTCTCGTACGTCGTCCTCGTCGCCCGGGTGAAGGCCCTGCTGCGGCGCCGGGGGCAGGGCGCCGGTGCCTCTCCCGTGCACGTCCACGGCGATCTCAAGGTCGACACCGCCGCCCGCCGGGTCTTCCTCGGCGAGGACGAAGTCACCCTCACCGCGAAGGAGTTCGCCGTCCTGGAGCAGCTCGTGGTGCGGGCCGGGCAGGTGGTGTCCAAGGCGGAGATCCTGGAACACGTCTGGGACTTCGCCTACGACGGCGACCCCAACATCGTCGAGGTGTACGTCAGCGCCCTCAGGCGCAAGCTGCGGGCCGAGCTGATCCGGACCGTGCGCGGCGCGGGGTACCGGCTGGAGTCCGGGCGATGA
- the meaB gene encoding methylmalonyl Co-A mutase-associated GTPase MeaB, which translates to MHDVSSLVAQAREGRPRAVARLISLVEGASPQLREVMQALAPLTGNAYVVGLTGSPGVGKSTSTSALVTAYRKQGRRVGVLAVDPSSPFSGGALLGDRVRMSEHASDPGVYIRSMATRGHLGGLAWAAPQAIRVLDAAGCDVVLVETVGVGQSEVEIASQADTSVVLLAPGMGDGIQAAKAGILEIGDVYVVNKADRDGADATARELNHMLGLGEARAAGDWRPPIVKTVAARGEGVDEVVEALEKHRAWMEERDVLTERRRARAAREVETIAVTTLRERIGDLHGDRRLGALAERIVAGELDPYRAADELVAGLTTG; encoded by the coding sequence ATGCATGACGTCTCCTCACTGGTGGCCCAGGCCAGGGAAGGCCGGCCGCGGGCCGTGGCCCGGCTGATCTCCCTGGTGGAGGGGGCGTCCCCGCAGCTCAGGGAGGTCATGCAGGCCCTCGCGCCGCTCACGGGCAACGCGTACGTCGTCGGCCTGACCGGCTCCCCGGGCGTCGGCAAGTCGACGTCCACCTCGGCGCTGGTGACGGCGTACCGCAAGCAGGGCAGGCGGGTCGGCGTCCTCGCCGTCGACCCGTCCTCCCCCTTCTCCGGCGGCGCGCTGCTCGGTGACCGCGTCAGGATGTCGGAGCACGCCTCCGACCCGGGCGTCTACATCCGCTCGATGGCGACCCGCGGCCACCTCGGCGGCCTCGCCTGGGCCGCGCCGCAGGCCATCCGCGTCCTGGACGCCGCCGGGTGCGACGTGGTCCTCGTCGAGACGGTGGGCGTCGGCCAGTCGGAGGTGGAGATCGCCTCCCAGGCCGACACCTCCGTCGTCCTCCTCGCCCCCGGCATGGGCGACGGCATCCAGGCGGCCAAGGCCGGGATCCTGGAGATCGGCGACGTCTACGTCGTCAACAAGGCCGACCGGGACGGCGCGGACGCGACCGCCCGCGAGCTGAACCACATGCTGGGCCTCGGCGAGGCCCGCGCCGCCGGGGACTGGCGCCCGCCCATCGTCAAGACGGTCGCCGCACGCGGCGAGGGCGTCGACGAGGTCGTCGAGGCGCTGGAGAAGCACCGCGCGTGGATGGAGGAGCGGGACGTCCTCACCGAACGCCGCCGCGCCCGCGCCGCCCGCGAGGTCGAGACCATCGCCGTCACCACGCTGCGCGAACGCATCGGCGACCTCCACGGCGACCGGCGCCTGGGCGCCCTGGCGGAACGCATCGTCGCCGGTGAACTGGACCCGTACCGGGCGGCGGACGAACTGGTGGCGGGGCTGACGACCGGCTGA
- a CDS encoding MFS transporter, whose protein sequence is MSTLPARPSYAALLRVPHARRTFAAALVGRLSYGTVSLSLMLSLTRATGSYAVAGLVMALFGAAGVVLSPYRASLVDRHGPRRALLPMALLYAALLCVLAAACARPGTPGAVLAAIAALAGACPPPLGPTMRAVWAELLPDRALLQRAYSLDGVAEELLFVSGPLLVGGVVAVAPPTVGVVLSAALVAAGTLAFVASPAVTARPAGREKAEAPTEGGATGQMRALLQPVVVAAAVGLSVSGVDLLVVAYAGERGLGDGVVAWVLAALSVGSAVGGLVNGAVAWTSPTRARLPLFAAGLGLCLAAAGLAPGLGTLVPAVMCAGLFVAPALTTAYLIADESAAPGTRVRAGAWCNTAVNAGMSAGAAAVGLLVERLPLPVCFAVSGAVAAAAALVPGRRRGGSARRAGPVSRRRSRARRASRRSLPSRESRPSRP, encoded by the coding sequence GTGTCCACGCTCCCCGCGCGGCCCTCGTACGCCGCCCTGCTCCGCGTCCCCCATGCCCGCCGCACGTTCGCGGCCGCCCTCGTCGGGCGGCTGTCGTACGGCACGGTCTCCCTCTCCCTGATGCTCTCCCTGACCCGGGCCACCGGGTCGTACGCCGTGGCCGGGCTGGTCATGGCGCTCTTCGGCGCCGCTGGCGTCGTCCTCTCCCCCTACCGCGCCTCCCTCGTCGACCGGCACGGTCCCCGCCGGGCCCTGCTGCCGATGGCCCTGCTGTACGCCGCCCTGCTCTGCGTGCTGGCGGCGGCCTGCGCGCGTCCCGGCACGCCCGGGGCCGTCCTCGCGGCGATCGCCGCGCTCGCGGGCGCCTGCCCGCCCCCGCTCGGCCCCACGATGCGCGCGGTGTGGGCGGAGCTGCTGCCCGACCGGGCCCTGCTGCAGCGCGCCTACAGCCTGGACGGCGTCGCCGAGGAACTGCTCTTCGTCTCCGGCCCGCTCCTGGTCGGCGGCGTGGTCGCCGTCGCCCCGCCGACCGTCGGCGTCGTGCTCAGCGCGGCCCTGGTGGCGGCCGGAACCCTCGCCTTCGTCGCGTCACCGGCGGTCACCGCGCGTCCGGCGGGGCGGGAGAAGGCCGAGGCCCCCACCGAGGGCGGGGCCACCGGACAGATGCGGGCCCTGTTGCAGCCCGTCGTCGTCGCGGCGGCCGTCGGCCTCTCGGTGAGCGGCGTCGATCTCCTCGTCGTCGCCTACGCGGGGGAGCGCGGCCTCGGGGACGGCGTCGTCGCCTGGGTGCTCGCGGCGCTGTCGGTGGGCAGCGCGGTTGGCGGTCTGGTCAACGGAGCCGTCGCCTGGACCTCGCCCACCCGCGCCCGGCTCCCGTTGTTCGCGGCCGGGCTCGGCCTCTGCCTCGCCGCCGCGGGCCTCGCGCCGGGCCTCGGCACGCTGGTCCCGGCGGTCATGTGCGCGGGCCTGTTCGTGGCCCCCGCCCTGACCACGGCGTACCTGATCGCCGACGAGAGCGCGGCGCCGGGGACCCGGGTCCGGGCGGGCGCCTGGTGCAACACCGCGGTGAACGCCGGGATGTCCGCCGGCGCCGCCGCGGTGGGCCTGCTGGTGGAACGGCTGCCCCTGCCGGTGTGCTTCGCGGTGTCCGGGGCGGTCGCCGCGGCGGCGGCACTGGTGCCGGGGCGCCGCCGCGGTGGTTCCGCCCGGCGGGCGGGGCCGGTCAGTCGTCGTCGGAGTCGTGCGCGTCGCGCGAGTCGTCGGAGCCTTCCGAGCCGTGAGAGTCGTCCGAGTCGGCCGTGA